The genome window CAGGTTTTGTTGAATAGGCTTGTGCGAGAGCGGGCAGAGCACGTAAAACGTCTAAACAAGATGCGGCCTTCAGACGACTGTCTTCGTCTAAATCTTTCGCTGGCGAGCTGAACGTTACCGTTAAGCTATTTTCTTGCATGCTATGATGTGTGATTAAACGGGTTAATTGTGCTAACAGCTTTGGTAATAAAGCCTGACCATTTGGCGTCAACGCGTCTATTTCAACTTGTTGGCCAAAAGCACGAATACGTAGCGCGCTGTTGACAACCAGCAAGCTTTGCAAGTTGGCTTTATTATTAATTTCAGCAGACTCTAACAGCATTGTTGATGGAACTTGATGACACAGATGATTAAATAATAATGTAGGATCAGGCTGATAATTAATTGGGCTATCCAGATACTTAAAATGTGCTAATGTGGTGTTTTGTTCGTTCATGATGTTGCCTTACGCTAATTTTTGACATAAAAAACCCGCCAATGAAGGGCGGGTTTGGCACTGAAACATACAATAACTATGCGCGTGCGGCTTCCGCCCAATCTGGGAAGTCACGCCACCAACGATTTGATAAGTTAAATAAAGTCATTGTATGCCTCACTGGATAAACTGATGTTTTTTAGCCTTAGCTATCTTGCGTACTAGTAAACTGGATCGAG of Providencia rettgeri contains these proteins:
- the trpE_3 gene encoding Anthranilate synthase component 1 — translated: MNEQNTTLAHFKYLDSPINYQPDPTLLFNHLCHQVPSTMLLESAEINNKANLQSLLVVNSALRIRAFGQQVEIDALTPNGQALLPKLLAQLTRLITHHSMQENSLTVTFSSPAKDLDEDSRLKAASCLDVLRALPALAQAYSTKPENLFVGGLFAYDLVASFEDLPKVNTVNHCPDYCFFCC